In Cytobacillus oceanisediminis, the following proteins share a genomic window:
- a CDS encoding GntP family permease — protein sequence MLSMIGLIGGLALLIYLTMRGMNLLVVGPLSALFVALFSGMPLFPQLAGEGEANLVGNYMSGFSGFVTSWYLMFLLGAIFGKVMEDSGAADSVSKMVVDKLGMKYAVLAIVASCAILTYGGVSLFVVAFSVYPMALSLFKQANLPRRFIPAALAFGSVTFTMTSAGSPEIQNWIPIEFLGTTPYAGWEVSLIVAVFMMIFGYWWLKRMITKAVNKGETFESRKQDPVTENKELPHPIMGVLPLAVVLIISFVFHDSLAQSALILALLGGVIATYLLNRKYFTNFWNAVSDGTLGALIAIGNTAAVVGFGGVAKAVPAFATAVDWMTSIPGSPLIGGAIAVSVIAGMTGSASGGQAIALPILAPHYMDMGVNAEALHRTVAISSGALDSLPHNGYVVTTVRAICGETHQAAYGAVAAVTVIVPLIGVAIAIILFSLGLGI from the coding sequence ATGCTAAGTATGATTGGATTAATAGGCGGGCTCGCCCTGCTGATTTACCTGACTATGCGGGGAATGAACCTGCTGGTTGTCGGGCCGTTATCTGCCTTGTTTGTAGCTCTTTTTAGCGGCATGCCATTGTTTCCGCAGCTGGCAGGTGAAGGAGAGGCAAATTTGGTCGGGAACTATATGTCCGGCTTTTCAGGGTTTGTTACATCATGGTACCTAATGTTTCTATTGGGTGCAATTTTTGGGAAGGTAATGGAAGACAGCGGTGCGGCCGACAGTGTATCCAAAATGGTAGTGGATAAGTTAGGAATGAAATATGCCGTTCTTGCCATTGTCGCTTCCTGTGCCATTTTAACTTATGGCGGTGTCAGTCTATTCGTTGTTGCTTTCTCTGTATATCCAATGGCATTAAGTTTATTTAAACAGGCAAATCTGCCAAGAAGGTTCATCCCTGCAGCACTTGCCTTTGGATCTGTAACTTTTACGATGACTTCTGCGGGTTCACCTGAAATTCAAAACTGGATTCCGATTGAATTTCTTGGAACGACTCCATATGCAGGCTGGGAAGTCAGCTTAATTGTCGCTGTGTTCATGATGATTTTTGGCTACTGGTGGCTGAAGCGCATGATCACAAAGGCTGTAAACAAAGGAGAAACCTTTGAATCCCGCAAGCAGGATCCTGTGACTGAAAATAAAGAATTACCGCACCCTATTATGGGGGTTCTTCCATTGGCTGTCGTTTTAATTATCTCATTCGTATTCCATGACTCTCTTGCACAATCTGCACTTATTCTTGCATTACTGGGCGGAGTTATTGCCACATATCTATTGAACAGAAAGTATTTCACAAATTTCTGGAATGCTGTGTCTGATGGAACATTAGGTGCATTGATTGCGATAGGGAATACGGCTGCTGTTGTAGGGTTTGGCGGTGTTGCAAAGGCAGTGCCGGCATTTGCCACAGCAGTAGATTGGATGACAAGTATTCCTGGAAGCCCGCTGATTGGCGGTGCCATTGCAGTAAGTGTTATTGCCGGCATGACCGGTTCAGCTTCTGGCGGTCAGGCGATCGCATTGCCGATTCTGGCCCCGCATTATATGGACATGGGCGTCAATGCGGAAGCCCTTCACAGAACAGTTGCCATATCATCTGGTGCCCTTGACTCTTTGCCGCATAATGGCTATGTCGTTACCACGGTACGGGCTATCTGCGGTGAAACCCACCAGGCTGCATATGGCGCTGTGGCTGCTGTTACAGTAATTGTTCCGCTAATTGGAGTTGCAATTGCTATTATCTTGTTCTCACTCGGACTAGGAATCTAA
- a CDS encoding sigma-54 interaction domain-containing protein, which yields MKSALFDLPVKIVETIVENAFGWLVVVNKEGTIIYINKNYCDFLEVEREQVLGKHVSEVIENSRMHIVAESGKEEIADLQYIRGNYMIANRIPIFSDGEVIGAFGTVFFRDTKEWMQMNSHVKSMLTKIQSYIQEIDPSVKYSLDDILGNSSQIHSLKEKVKMVAASDISVLIRGESGTGKELFAHSIHQLSNRSHQPFVKINCGAIPEHLLESELFGYEEGAFTGAKKGGKKGKFQLADGGTLFLDEIGDMALNMQVKLLRALQEGEIESVGSTFPVKVDVRIIAATNRPLEKMMEEKRFREDLFYRINVVPFMVPSLRDRMEDLSLLIDSFIKKITKKSGKRISAIEDEVIEKFHQYSWPGNIRELENVIEASIHLTSNESITTESLPDYMKESAVYPVGKKKLKDILEETEKRILTQSLSKYNHDRIEAAKALGISKSSMYEKLKKYGIE from the coding sequence ATGAAAAGTGCATTATTCGATTTGCCTGTGAAAATTGTTGAAACCATTGTTGAGAACGCCTTTGGATGGCTGGTAGTTGTGAATAAAGAAGGAACGATCATTTACATCAATAAAAATTATTGTGATTTTCTGGAAGTGGAGAGGGAACAGGTTCTGGGGAAGCATGTGTCCGAGGTTATTGAAAATTCACGTATGCATATTGTGGCTGAATCAGGCAAGGAAGAAATTGCAGATCTGCAATATATAAGAGGCAACTATATGATAGCAAACCGCATTCCCATTTTTTCTGATGGCGAAGTAATTGGCGCTTTCGGGACAGTCTTTTTTAGGGATACAAAAGAATGGATGCAGATGAACAGCCATGTAAAGAGCATGCTGACAAAAATCCAGAGCTATATCCAGGAAATTGATCCCAGTGTAAAATACAGCCTTGATGATATACTGGGAAACTCGAGCCAGATTCATAGCCTTAAAGAAAAGGTGAAAATGGTGGCAGCAAGTGATATTTCCGTTTTAATCCGCGGGGAAAGCGGGACTGGAAAAGAACTATTTGCCCATAGTATTCATCAGCTCAGCAACAGGAGCCATCAGCCGTTTGTAAAAATTAACTGCGGAGCCATACCTGAACATCTGCTGGAGTCTGAACTGTTTGGCTATGAAGAAGGAGCTTTTACAGGTGCGAAAAAGGGAGGCAAAAAGGGGAAATTTCAGCTTGCTGATGGAGGGACCTTATTTTTGGATGAGATCGGGGATATGGCGCTTAATATGCAGGTGAAGCTATTGCGTGCCCTGCAGGAAGGCGAGATTGAAAGCGTGGGTTCGACTTTTCCGGTTAAAGTAGATGTCCGGATTATCGCTGCAACTAACAGACCGCTCGAAAAAATGATGGAAGAAAAGCGCTTTAGGGAGGACTTATTCTATCGGATTAATGTGGTGCCGTTTATGGTTCCTTCTCTGCGCGACAGGATGGAAGATTTATCACTCTTAATCGATAGCTTTATCAAAAAAATAACGAAAAAATCGGGAAAGAGAATAAGTGCAATTGAAGATGAGGTAATAGAAAAGTTTCATCAATATAGCTGGCCCGGCAATATTAGAGAGCTTGAAAATGTAATAGAGGCATCCATTCATTTAACAAGCAATGAAAGTATCACTACAGAATCATTGCCGGATTATATGAAAGAATCTGCAGTTTATCCCGTTGGAAAAAAGAAATTGAAGGATATTCTGGAAGAAACAGAAAAGCGTATACTGACACAAAGCTTGAGTAAATATAACCATGACCGAATAGAAGCTGCAAAGGCTCTAGGAATCAGTAAATCTTCTATGTATGAAAAACTAAAGAAATATGGAATTGAATAA
- a CDS encoding MDR family MFS transporter — protein sequence MPRSLWLLIIGMAVNVTGSSFLWPLNTIYIHDHLGKSLSVAGLVLMVNAAASVAGNLIGGSLYDKIGGYRSILLGIVITVMALLGLTFWHGWPAYVVFLTFVGFGSGIVFPSMFAMAGSVWKEGGRKAFNAIYVAQNAGVAIGAALGGLVASYSFQLIFLANTVMYIVFLLIAVFGYRGINTVTGQQTSILQENRKVKNHTKLYALLILCAGYLLCWVGYVQWQSTIAAYTQELNISLKQYSLLWTINGALIVLGQPFISALVKWFKTLKVQMIAGMVIFIGSFAAAASAEQFSAFITAMVILTIGEMLIWPAVPTIANQLAPKGREGFYQGIVNSTATGGRMIGPLLGGILVDLYGISMLFAVLMVLFVFAILTTLVYDRKLKEPKELAHVS from the coding sequence ATGCCGCGGAGCTTATGGCTTTTAATTATTGGGATGGCAGTGAATGTAACGGGATCTTCTTTTTTGTGGCCACTTAATACGATCTACATCCATGACCACTTAGGCAAATCCTTATCGGTAGCCGGCCTGGTTCTGATGGTGAACGCAGCTGCCAGCGTAGCAGGAAATTTAATAGGGGGAAGCCTATATGATAAAATAGGCGGCTATCGTTCGATTCTTCTTGGAATTGTCATCACGGTAATGGCACTCCTCGGTTTGACCTTTTGGCATGGATGGCCTGCATACGTGGTGTTCCTGACCTTTGTCGGATTTGGATCTGGAATTGTTTTTCCTTCTATGTTTGCGATGGCGGGATCTGTCTGGAAAGAAGGCGGCCGCAAAGCTTTCAATGCCATCTATGTAGCTCAGAATGCCGGTGTGGCCATTGGTGCTGCTCTCGGCGGTCTTGTGGCATCATACTCTTTTCAGTTAATTTTCCTTGCCAATACTGTCATGTATATCGTTTTTTTACTGATCGCTGTTTTTGGATACAGGGGAATAAATACTGTTACGGGTCAGCAGACCTCCATCCTTCAGGAAAATCGCAAGGTTAAAAATCATACCAAGCTTTACGCGCTGCTTATATTATGCGCGGGCTATTTATTGTGCTGGGTCGGATATGTGCAATGGCAATCGACTATCGCTGCTTACACACAGGAATTGAATATTTCTTTAAAGCAATACAGCCTGCTGTGGACAATTAACGGAGCATTGATTGTATTGGGTCAGCCTTTTATCAGTGCTCTGGTAAAATGGTTCAAAACGCTAAAGGTTCAGATGATTGCCGGCATGGTCATATTTATAGGATCGTTTGCTGCTGCAGCCAGTGCAGAACAGTTCTCAGCTTTTATTACTGCCATGGTTATTCTGACGATTGGTGAAATGCTTATATGGCCAGCAGTTCCGACCATTGCCAACCAGCTTGCTCCTAAAGGGCGGGAAGGTTTTTACCAGGGAATCGTAAACAGCACTGCTACAGGCGGAAGGATGATCGGGCCATTATTGGGGGGAATTCTGGTTGACCTTTACGGAATTTCCATGCTGTTTGCGGTATTAATGGTTCTATTTGTTTTTGCCATTCTGACAACTCTTGTTTATGACCGGAAATTGAAGGAGCCTAAAGAATTGGCGCATGTATCATAA
- a CDS encoding glycogen biosynthesis protein GlgD — translation MVKKRSKQHNPEQKTRNGANSQDVELGRDFDAVKQSKKNYEKSGGQPVKSKFHPEPEQSS, via the coding sequence ATGGTAAAAAAGCGCTCAAAACAACACAATCCGGAACAAAAGACCCGCAATGGCGCCAATAGCCAGGATGTTGAACTTGGCCGGGATTTTGATGCGGTAAAGCAGTCGAAAAAGAACTATGAGAAATCAGGGGGCCAGCCTGTAAAATCAAAATTTCACCCTGAGCCGGAACAATCATCATAA
- a CDS encoding YtzC family protein, translating into MATRESMDTLLQQCEDAIRFAQEQFESGRTQEHYNDNEYSNALQSLEAAYNDITQMAHSANSQQREQLHRMRLQLQQLQNQMIILPH; encoded by the coding sequence ATGGCAACCCGAGAATCGATGGATACACTCCTGCAGCAGTGTGAGGATGCAATCCGTTTTGCCCAGGAGCAGTTTGAATCAGGCAGGACGCAGGAGCATTACAATGATAATGAATACTCCAATGCACTTCAGTCTTTGGAAGCTGCTTATAACGATATAACCCAGATGGCGCACAGCGCCAACTCCCAGCAGCGGGAACAGCTTCACCGGATGAGGCTCCAGCTGCAGCAGCTCCAAAATCAGATGATAATACTTCCTCATTAA
- a CDS encoding TIGR01212 family radical SAM protein (This family includes YhcC from E. coli K-12, an uncharacterized radical SAM protein.): MDKVNPFPYASDNKRYHTWNFHLRNEFGHKVFKVALDGGFDCPNRDGTVAHGGCTFCSAAGSGDFAGNRADDLETQFNAIKTKMHHKWKDGKYMAYFQAFTNTHAPVEVLRDMYERVLEQDGVVGLSIATRPDCLPDDVVEYLAELNQRTYLWVELGLQTVHERTALLINRAHDYQCYVEGINKLRKHGIRICSHIINGLPLETPEMMMETAREVAKLDVQGIKIHLLHLLKGTPMVKQFEKGMLEFLSLDEYVNLVCDQLEILPPKMIVHRITGDGPIDLMIGPMWSVNKWEVLNRIDAELKLRNGWQGKFYNPSQMEALS, translated from the coding sequence ATGGATAAAGTAAATCCTTTTCCATATGCATCCGATAATAAACGGTACCATACATGGAATTTTCATTTGCGTAATGAATTTGGCCATAAAGTTTTCAAGGTGGCACTCGATGGCGGTTTTGATTGTCCAAACCGTGATGGCACGGTCGCACATGGAGGATGTACATTCTGCAGTGCCGCTGGTTCGGGAGACTTTGCCGGGAACCGCGCTGATGATTTGGAAACACAGTTTAATGCAATAAAAACAAAAATGCATCATAAATGGAAAGACGGAAAATATATGGCCTATTTTCAGGCCTTTACGAATACACATGCCCCTGTGGAAGTGCTTCGTGATATGTATGAGAGGGTGCTTGAGCAGGACGGAGTTGTCGGGCTGTCTATTGCGACCCGCCCTGACTGTTTGCCTGATGATGTAGTTGAATATCTGGCAGAGCTTAATCAGCGAACCTATCTCTGGGTAGAACTGGGGTTACAGACTGTACATGAACGGACTGCCCTTTTAATTAACCGGGCACATGATTATCAATGCTATGTGGAGGGAATAAACAAGCTCCGCAAACATGGCATCCGCATCTGTTCACACATCATTAACGGCCTTCCGCTTGAAACACCGGAAATGATGATGGAAACCGCACGGGAAGTTGCGAAGCTGGATGTGCAGGGCATTAAAATTCATCTCCTTCATTTATTAAAAGGAACCCCAATGGTTAAGCAATTTGAAAAAGGCATGCTTGAGTTTCTGTCTCTTGATGAGTATGTAAACTTAGTATGTGACCAGCTGGAGATTTTACCTCCAAAAATGATTGTCCACCGCATAACAGGCGATGGGCCAATCGATTTGATGATCGGGCCAATGTGGAGTGTGAATAAGTGGGAAGTGCTCAATAGGATTGATGCGGAATTAAAGCTAAGAAACGGCTGGCAAGGCAAATTTTACAACCCAAGCCAAATGGAGGCATTGTCATGA
- a CDS encoding class I SAM-dependent methyltransferase, producing MKLERILPYARQLLEKAVSPGDIVIDATLGNGHDTIFLADLVGPNGRVYGFDIQEEAVQNTKTRLADHDLSDRTTLFHSGHEFILENVPPVHHGKITAAIFNLGYLPGGDKDIVTRPQTTISAIDQLLELMAPEGIILLVIYHGHIEGAVERDYLLRYVKQLDQGLVHVLQYQFINQKNNPPFIVAIEKR from the coding sequence ATGAAGCTTGAAAGAATCTTACCTTATGCAAGACAGCTGCTTGAGAAAGCAGTATCACCTGGAGATATCGTTATTGATGCTACTTTGGGCAACGGACATGATACAATATTTCTGGCGGATCTGGTAGGACCTAATGGAAGAGTTTATGGATTCGATATTCAGGAAGAGGCTGTCCAGAATACAAAAACACGCCTGGCTGATCATGACCTGTCAGACAGAACTACCCTTTTCCATTCAGGACATGAATTCATTCTTGAGAATGTGCCGCCTGTCCATCATGGAAAAATAACTGCAGCCATTTTTAATTTAGGTTACCTCCCTGGCGGTGATAAAGATATTGTCACCCGTCCGCAGACAACCATTTCTGCCATCGATCAGCTTTTGGAACTGATGGCTCCGGAAGGGATTATTCTTTTAGTGATTTATCACGGCCATATTGAGGGAGCTGTTGAGCGTGATTATCTGCTCAGATATGTAAAGCAGCTGGATCAAGGCCTTGTTCATGTATTACAGTATCAGTTTATTAATCAAAAAAATAACCCGCCGTTTATTGTAGCAATTGAAAAACGATAA
- a CDS encoding tetraprenyl-beta-curcumene synthase family protein — translation MSVPSMPISLMSHVYRKVLPAVHKELAYWRSRAEAIPDPELRKQALASIEHKTFHCEGGAIMSLMAKEKYEQAIKFIVAYQTISDYLDNLCDRSTSLDPRDFAALHESMEDALDTDAAEKNYYRLRNEQDDGNYLADLAAACREVLSSLEHYTHIKSHLLELCRYYCDLQIHKHVVVEERVPRLQNWFDQYRSDIPEMEWYEFSACSGSTLGIFCLVSYALRDDFESEHAVNIRNGYFPYIQGLHILLDYLIDQEEDKAGGDLNFCFYYENEEKLFSRLKHFVAEADKHTEKLPHKHFHKLINRGLLGVYLSDEKVRKQRNVRRLAKSMIRTGGMVSYFFYVNGRAYRTLQKMMPAGFSIEK, via the coding sequence ATGAGTGTCCCTTCCATGCCAATTAGCTTAATGTCACATGTCTACCGGAAGGTTCTGCCTGCTGTCCATAAGGAACTTGCATACTGGAGAAGCAGAGCCGAAGCAATTCCTGATCCGGAGTTAAGAAAGCAGGCTCTTGCCAGCATTGAGCATAAAACCTTCCACTGTGAAGGCGGAGCTATTATGTCATTAATGGCCAAGGAAAAATATGAACAAGCGATTAAGTTTATCGTTGCTTATCAGACAATCAGTGATTACTTGGACAATCTCTGCGACCGGAGCACCTCGCTTGATCCCCGGGACTTTGCGGCACTTCACGAGTCAATGGAGGATGCCCTCGATACGGATGCAGCAGAAAAAAATTATTATCGGCTGAGAAATGAACAGGATGATGGAAACTATCTTGCAGATTTAGCAGCAGCCTGCAGGGAAGTGCTGTCCAGTCTGGAGCATTACACACATATAAAAAGCCATCTGCTTGAATTATGCCGTTACTATTGTGATCTGCAAATACATAAGCATGTTGTGGTGGAAGAACGAGTTCCCCGTCTGCAAAACTGGTTTGACCAATATCGGTCTGATATTCCTGAGATGGAATGGTATGAGTTCTCTGCTTGCTCGGGATCGACTCTGGGAATTTTTTGCCTTGTTTCCTACGCACTGAGAGATGATTTTGAATCGGAGCATGCTGTAAATATACGAAATGGATATTTTCCATACATCCAGGGTCTCCACATTCTTCTTGATTATCTGATTGATCAAGAAGAGGACAAAGCCGGGGGAGACTTGAATTTTTGCTTTTACTATGAGAACGAAGAAAAACTGTTTTCGAGATTGAAACATTTTGTTGCCGAAGCAGATAAGCATACTGAAAAGCTGCCTCATAAACATTTCCATAAACTGATTAATCGCGGCTTGCTTGGGGTCTATCTATCCGATGAGAAGGTCCGGAAGCAGCGGAATGTCAGAAGATTAGCCAAAAGCATGATCAGAACAGGCGGAATGGTAAGCTATTTCTTTTATGTGAACGGAAGAGCTTACCGGACTTTGCAGAAGATGATGCCCGCTGGTTTTTCAATTGAAAAATAA
- a CDS encoding alpha/beta hydrolase — protein MWKWETEGDAKGVIVMVHGAMEHHRRYGWLIEMWRLAGFHVIMGDLPGQGMTSRSRRGHIDSFDEYILEVQDWVQAAYEFELPVFLLGHSMGGLIAIRLLQEERMNLAGVILSSPCLGLVQQPSKFLNFLSLGLNSVMPGLKMDAGLSVDMATRNQDVLDADLNDSLYVTKVSVRWYRELVSAIKLAFENLDKIQDVPLLVIQGGDDKIVNKTTVREWFNLAPFSEKRFKEWPKCYHEVFNEPEREEVFEYAKDFVNSQLKALGYVV, from the coding sequence ATGTGGAAATGGGAAACTGAAGGAGATGCAAAGGGCGTTATTGTCATGGTGCATGGGGCAATGGAGCATCACCGCCGTTATGGCTGGCTGATTGAAATGTGGCGCTTGGCCGGTTTCCATGTCATTATGGGAGATCTTCCTGGCCAGGGGATGACTTCAAGATCCAGAAGAGGCCATATTGATTCCTTTGATGAATATATACTTGAAGTTCAGGATTGGGTACAGGCTGCCTATGAATTTGAATTGCCGGTCTTTCTTTTAGGACACAGCATGGGCGGACTGATTGCCATTCGCCTGCTGCAGGAGGAAAGAATGAATCTCGCTGGAGTGATTTTGTCATCTCCATGTTTAGGTTTGGTTCAACAGCCTTCGAAATTTCTGAACTTTTTATCGCTTGGACTCAATTCTGTGATGCCAGGCCTGAAAATGGATGCCGGATTATCCGTGGACATGGCGACGAGGAATCAGGATGTCCTTGATGCTGATTTAAATGATTCACTGTATGTGACAAAAGTGTCGGTCAGATGGTACAGGGAACTTGTTTCTGCTATAAAGCTTGCATTTGAGAATCTTGATAAAATCCAGGATGTACCTCTTCTCGTAATACAGGGCGGAGATGATAAGATCGTGAATAAAACAACTGTCAGAGAATGGTTTAATCTTGCCCCTTTCTCAGAGAAAAGGTTCAAAGAATGGCCTAAATGCTACCACGAAGTCTTTAATGAACCTGAACGTGAAGAAGTCTTTGAATATGCGAAGGATTTCGTGAACAGCCAATTAAAAGCACTTGGTTATGTGGTTTAA